One window from the genome of Podospora pseudocomata strain CBS 415.72m chromosome 1 map unlocalized CBS415.72m_1.2, whole genome shotgun sequence encodes:
- a CDS encoding uncharacterized protein (COG:S; EggNog:ENOG503PAGB), with translation MRASRASRSEPTTAVAPPSPTQRLVKHASFSFPALQDQNQGHSLSVSAYTMSRWHQETCMSPDVVVTGGTHIYCMICNQAPDIDKLVADPGHQNPTAPLIPPDEPYGAYNLSWPPGIPYRRTGQHITREEPVDRNEAENSNSSEGLVSNIQVRTAYKKALGPDEFRLICLPSTDDVNTPIHLTLETYGDVRYPEYETVSYTWGGEDEDGTLCKPVFVGPYWDVLLQTKNCWEMLRFLRPRRGYRLVWVDAICINQLDSLERATQVAKMRSVYKNSRRTVVYLGPEISPITTHAHPVRLSAREAVTLSRGGETELIGLGGKVNLGQLLLCRYFSRIWLFSLLGLVPNNNLTPDYGISRMHAQIGVAAHSLFHLGSFENFYIAPTQQRERPDNYPSWVPYRARTGGAARVSWTSQEPERVLQEFYEALKRHFDKSYSGRHAIYQPEEDNESTLWTAEATIDVDTAALTLKATHLATCTDVPVEVPFTKENHFRSRTEREPEWKAFVVRSNEMEMYLLSNRSSALDKVVEPFDHIYWLHRDYTKEETPGFLILRPIKEQEGKRFRLVGFCSQVLFVEVFVAGRKTVPNRQPNRARSIAIHYLSSSNLQRGLKRAVDDAVAKFGCLEELFPGVVTPQGQLWSYLALMKLASWPSEPFTFFSEYLSHLDSRYDGVVTKEMRRLEDDQHEVEILTITVPSADISKFVLSWGYLRPPFVKFQQLQSREDQDVPWDESRVVVVETLQEDDVLRLRAELSAKDLADLRRSGKRDSSGPGEQQISNVISPEAQTVWKYFQELEKARWATGGMGIQEMVGLVQSGQDTSSMACPEWPADIVDAFQAQGNTLQITIV, from the exons ATGAGGGCCTCACGTGCTAGTCGTAGCGAACCAACGACTGCAGTagcccctccctcccccacccaacgACTGGTGAAGCATgcatctttttctttccccgcACTTCAAGACCAGAACCAAGGCCATTCCCTGTCGGTATCAGCATACACAATGAGTCGATGGCATCAAGAGACTTGCATGTCAcctgatgtggtggtgactggtgGAACACACATCTACTGCATGATATGCAACCAAGCACCAGACATTGACAAGCTTGTTGCCGACCCTGGTCATCAGAATCCCACAGCACCTTTGATTCCGCCAGATGAGCCGTATGGCGCATACAACCTTTCATGGCCGCCGGGCATACCCTATAGAAGGACTGGGCAGCATATCACAAGGGAAGAACCAGTGGACCGAAATGAAGCAGAGAACAGCAACTCCTCAGAGGGCTTGGTCAGTAACATCCAAGTTAGGACCGCGTATAAGAAGGCATTGGGTCCGGATGAGTTCCGACTCATTTGCCTTCCAAGCACGGACGATGTGAATACACCTATTCATTTGACGCTCGAGACGTATGGCGATGTGCGCTATCCGGAATACGAGACTGTGTCGTATACATGGGGcggagaagatgaagacggaACCCTTTGCAAGCCAGTCTTTGTTGGGCCTTACTGGGACGTGTTGCTGCAGACCAAAAATTGCTGGGAAATGCTGAGATTCCTCAGACCGCGGCGAGGTTATCGCTTGGTCTGGGTTGACGCCATCTGTATCAACCAGCTGGACTCGCTGGAGAGAGCAACACAGGTGGCGAAGATGAGATCGGTTTACAAAAACAGTCGACGAACGGTTGTTTATTTGGGCCCTGAAATCAGTCCTATCACCACACATGCCCACCCAGTCCGACTCTCAGCAAGAGAGGCAGTCACCTTGTCGCGAGGAGGGGAGACTGAGCTCATCGGCTTGGGCGGCAAAGTAAACTTGGGGCAGTTGCTTCTGTGTCGGTACTTTAGTCGCATCTGG TTGTTTAGCCTCCTGGGTCTAGTTCCTAACAACAATTTAACGCCAGATTACGGAATTTCCCGGATGCACGCGCAGATAGGAGTTGCCGCACACTCGCTGTTCCACCTTGGTTCCTTCGAAAACTTCTACATAGCTCCCACTCAGCAGAGAGAACGACCCGACAATTATCCATCTTGGGTGCCCTACCGAGCTCGAACAGGGGGAGCTGCACGAGTGTCATGGACATCCCAGGAACCAGAACGTGTTCTCCAGGAATTCTACGAGGCCCTGAAGCGCCACTTTGATAAGTCTTATTCAGGCCGTCATGCAATCTATCAGCCGGAAGAAGATAATGAATCAACCCTTTGGACGGCCGAAGCTACCATCGATGTAGACACAGCAGCCTTGACCCTTAAAGCGACGCATTTGGCGACATGTACGGATGTGCCTGTTGAGGTTCCTTTTACCAAGGAGAACCATTTCAGGTCACGTACTGAGAGGGAACCCGAATGGAAGGCCTTTGTGGTGCGGTCTAACGAGATGGAGATGTATCTTCTCTCAAACCGGAGCAGTGCCCTTGATAAAGTAGTTGAACCATTCGACCACATCTACTGGCTGCACAGGGATTATACAAAGGAAGAAACGCCAGGGTTCTTGATCCTGCGTCCCATAAAAGAACAAGAGGGGAAACGGTTTCGGTTGGTCGGCTTTTGTAGCCAGGTGTTGTTTGTCGAGGTCTTCGTTGCCGGACGGAAGACTGTCCCAAACAGGCAACCAAACAGGGCACGCAGTATCGCTATTCATTATCTTTCTTCCTCTAATCTTCAGAGAGGATTGAAGCGAGCTGTGGATGATGCTGTCGCCAAGTTTGGATGTTTAGAGGAATTGTTTCCAGGCGTAGTCACACCACAGGGTCAGCTGTGGAGTtacttggccttgatgaAGCTGGCCTCCTGGCCATCGGAGCCGTTCACTTTCTTTTCGGAATACCTGAGCCACCTTGACTCAAGATACGATGGCGTGGTTACCAAGGAAATGAGGAGACTCGAGGACGACCAGCACGAAGTCGAGATCCTTACCATCACCGTGCCATCCGCCGACATATCCAAGTTTGTGTTATCATGGGGATACTTGCGCCCTCCTTTCGTCAAGTTTCAGCAGCTACAATCACGGGAGGACCAAGATGTACCATGGGACGAAAGCAGAGTTGTTGTAGTGGAAACTCTccaggaagatgatgtgcTGCGACTCCGGGCTGAACTGAGCGCCAAGGACCTGGCTGACCTGAGGAGAAGCGGGAAGCGTGACAGTTCGGGCCCCGGTGAGCAGCAAATCAGCAATGTAATTTCACCGGAGGCTCAGACTGTCTGGAAATACTTTCAAGAGCTGGAAAAGGCGCGCTGGGCGACAGGAGGAATGGGCATCCAGGAGATGGTCGGACTTGTTCAATCTGGCCAAGACACAAGTTCAATGGCTTGTCCTGAATGGCCAGCTGACATCGTGGATGCGTTTCAGGCCCAGGGCAACACTTTACAAATCACGATTGTGTAG
- a CDS encoding uncharacterized protein (COG:S; EggNog:ENOG503P0EY; BUSCO:EOG09264NDD), with the protein MTTHKAKAADDDIDDLFKDIGADSATTKAPKTKLPAKGKPDPATDDFDPLAELETQLGEEKAPRPHTPRIRENVQKASPALKRTSTNTPPPRADTARKSAESTGSYHATPSATSSDEVEKKLEQPQATATASSGGGGWWGGLLSTATAAMKTAEAAVKEIQQNEEARKWADQVRGNVGALRGLGDELRHRALPSLTTILHTLAPPISSHERLLIHITHDLVGYPSLDPLIYAVFNRVMAQVEGGDLLVIQRGQESGAASNAQHSTAGWRDGPWWRVTDAPGRDLGIVGGLVEGSKLCRANAEGYATDYFSSRGGIETARQRALEPVSESNPVRSSDIFLSVQAVSVKGDKGLFAGTAGEEKAKQDSMAQEEEENHDQVVFAIYIFDPVHDIRYSAVSQGVPAKWIKWLDVAPSAGESDEDEFEEQFGRVPDDIRDIIESGGVDPREWVAEWLEEALSLSVGVVAQRYVARRMGVGEGAGIMKGKQKVESVMAEGGGEAARAGLI; encoded by the exons ATGACCACCCACAAAGCAAAGGCTGCCGACGACGATATTGATGACTTGTTCAAGGATATCGGCGCTGATTCGGCCACCACTAAAGCCCCCAAGACAAAGCTGCCTGCAAAGGGCAAGCCAGACCCCGCGACCGATGACTTTGACCCCCTGGCCGAGCTCGAAACCCAACtcggcgaggagaaggcacCGCGACCTCACACACCTCGCATCCGCGAAAATGTACAGAAAGCTTCGCCGGCGCTGAAGCGCACATCTACcaacacccctcctcctcgcgcCGACACTGCTCGCAAGTCAGCCGAGAGTACCGGTTCCTACCATGCCACCCCCAGCGCCACCAGCTCCGacgaggtggagaagaagctcgagcaacCTCAAGCGACAGCCACCGCATCgagcggcggtggtggctggtGGGGTGGCTTGCTGTCTACCGCAACGGCAGCGATGAAGACAGCAGAAGCCGCTGTCAAGGAGATTCAACAGAATGAAGAGGCTCGCAAATGGGCCGATCAAGTTCGTGGAAATGTCGGTGCTCTGCGCGGCCTAG GCGATGAGCTTCGTCACCGTgcccttccctccctcaccacaatcCTCCACACCCTTGCGCCGCCGATTTCCTCCCACGAGCGTCTCCTGATCCACATTACTCACGACCTAGTCGGCTATCCGTCACTTGACCCCCTCATCTACGCAGTCTTCAACCGGGTTATGGCTCAGGTAGAAGGAGGGGACCTGCTTGTCATTCAGCGTGGGCAAGAATCTGGTGCCGCATCCAATGCGCAACACTCTACTGCCGGCTGGCGCGACGGTCCATGGTGGAGAGTCACGGATGCTCCTGGGAGAGACTTGGGGATTGTTGGTGGACTAGTGGAAGGCTCCAAGCTGTGCAGGGCCAACGCGGAGGGATACGCCACCGACTACTTCAGCTCCCGTGGTGGGATTGAGACAGCTCGCCAGAGAGCCTTGGAGCCCGTCTCTGAATCCAACCCTGTGCGCTCGTCGGATATCTTCCTCAGTGTCCAGGCTGTTTCTGTCAAGGGAGACAAGGGTCTGTTTGCGGGCACggcgggagaagaaaaggccAAGCAGGACAGCATGgcccaggaggaggaagagaatcATGACCAAGTCGTGTTTGCCATTTACATTTTCGATCCCGTCCACGACATTCGGTATTCGGCTGTTAGCCAAGGGGTCCCGGCAAAATGGATCAAGTGGCTAGATGTTGCGCCTTCAGCGGGTGAgagcgacgaggatgagtttgaggagCAGTTTGGACGAGTGCCGGATGATATCAGGGACATTATCGAGAGCGGCGGGGTTGACCCGAGGGAATGGGTTGCCGAGTGGCTTGAAGAGGCGCTGAGTTTGTCGGTAGGCGTTGTGGCGCAACGCTATGTCGCTCGTCGCATGGGTGTAGGAGAGGGGGCTGGCATAATGAAGGGGAAGCAAAAGGTAGAGAGCGTGATggccgagggtggaggggaggctgCCAGAGCTGGTCTCATTTAG